A region of Myxococcus stipitatus DSM 14675 DNA encodes the following proteins:
- a CDS encoding MFS transporter, with translation MRLPSSRLALLGVLYFVQGMPFGFQATALPVYLRERGVSLTTLGFVGVLALPWGLKALWAPLVDRYHSSRLGRRRSWILPMQAGLTLTCVAAGLLASEGGSLRLLLGLILVMNLFAATQDIAVDGLAVDMLRPEELGLGNSVQVVGYKLGMLTGGGLLVWASKYLGWSGLFLSMAALCAVALVVTLLSREVPPREPSSASAVEKAAERLSWAQWWERIRMLVTGPGVGWLLLFIGTYKLGETMADVLYKPFLVDAGIPAWRIGQWVGTWGNVASIAGSIAGGVLAMRMPMLGALGLTAALRVLPLMGRWWLASHGVSDAGVIGVTLAEELVGGALTTVMFAFMMSRVDRSIGATHYTLLASIEVWGKAPAGPLAGWLADSTHGLGWGYAPVFLLGAALSVAFLVLLIPLRQQHARKVTVVLTE, from the coding sequence ATGAGACTGCCCTCCTCCCGGCTCGCGCTGCTCGGCGTCCTCTACTTCGTGCAGGGGATGCCGTTCGGCTTCCAGGCCACCGCGCTCCCCGTCTATCTGCGCGAGCGAGGGGTGTCGCTCACCACGCTGGGCTTCGTCGGGGTCCTCGCGCTGCCGTGGGGACTCAAGGCCCTGTGGGCGCCGCTGGTGGACCGCTACCACTCCTCGCGGCTGGGACGCCGGCGCTCGTGGATCCTCCCGATGCAGGCGGGCCTGACGCTCACGTGTGTCGCGGCGGGGCTGCTCGCGTCGGAGGGCGGCTCGCTGCGGCTGCTGCTGGGGCTCATCCTGGTGATGAACCTCTTCGCGGCGACGCAGGACATCGCGGTGGATGGGCTCGCGGTGGACATGCTGCGCCCGGAGGAGCTGGGGCTGGGCAACTCCGTGCAGGTCGTGGGCTACAAGCTGGGCATGCTCACCGGAGGGGGCCTGCTGGTCTGGGCCAGCAAGTACCTGGGCTGGTCGGGTCTGTTCCTCTCCATGGCCGCGCTGTGCGCCGTCGCCCTCGTCGTCACGCTCCTGTCGCGAGAGGTGCCACCGCGTGAGCCCTCCTCCGCGTCCGCTGTCGAGAAGGCCGCGGAGCGCTTGAGCTGGGCGCAGTGGTGGGAGCGCATCCGGATGTTGGTGACGGGCCCGGGTGTCGGCTGGCTGCTGCTCTTCATCGGCACGTACAAGCTGGGCGAGACGATGGCGGACGTCCTCTACAAGCCCTTCCTCGTCGACGCGGGCATCCCCGCGTGGAGAATCGGCCAGTGGGTGGGGACGTGGGGCAACGTGGCGTCCATCGCCGGCTCCATCGCGGGAGGCGTGCTGGCCATGCGCATGCCCATGCTGGGAGCGCTGGGGCTCACCGCGGCGCTGCGCGTGTTGCCGCTGATGGGACGGTGGTGGCTGGCGAGCCACGGCGTGAGCGACGCGGGAGTCATCGGCGTGACGCTCGCGGAGGAGCTGGTGGGTGGCGCGCTCACGACGGTGATGTTCGCGTTCATGATGTCTCGCGTGGACCGGAGTATCGGCGCGACGCACTACACGCTGTTGGCCAGCATCGAGGTCTGGGGCAAGGCGCCCGCGGGCCCGCTCGCGGGGTGGCTCGCGGATTCGACACATGGGCTCGGGTGGGGCTACGCGCCGGTGTTCCTGCTGGGCGCCGCGCTGTCCGTGGCCTTCCTCGTGTTGTTGATTCCGTTGCGACAACAACACGCGCGAAAGGTGACTGTCGTTCTCACGGAATGA
- a CDS encoding sigma 54-interacting transcriptional regulator → MSDELSGLTEGAKDARDLVELATTEDSVEELLRRGLDWLTRVVRFDLATLFLLRDGKLVSVAARGPLANAKVRHHALALSEFPSLKQALETRRARAFTEEDHSHGDGDPFDGVLDLPAGHACMVVPLCAGERTYGVLTLDRAECETYPQPVVDLVEVYGQMLATALQAAEQRAAFEQLHRQDHEHAKLLEAQLGGDSEGILETSLSPVMRDLARRARQVAETDTPVLITGETGTGKERLARAIHRWSSRADQPFVTLNCAAIPAGLLESELFGHVKGAFTGATKDRAGRFQMAHGGTLLLDEVGELPVELQAKLLRALQEKAFEPVGSDKTVRSDVRILAATHVDLQKAIAEKRFREDLYYRLSVFPLRLPPLRERREDLPQLCTFLLEEQAKRTGRRGMRVSPAGLGRLAAYEWPGNLRELANALERATILTPGTELGATAFDVGTSSGGAPVPAQASSPVEAAAPDAAMKPGAVLTLAAVQREHILRVLSLTRGRVYGPGGAAALLGLKPSTLQSRMKKLGIARLEQFVVDEAS, encoded by the coding sequence ATGTCGGATGAACTGTCTGGCCTTACCGAGGGCGCGAAGGATGCTCGGGACCTGGTCGAGCTGGCAACCACCGAGGATTCGGTGGAGGAGCTGCTTCGTCGAGGACTGGACTGGTTGACGCGCGTGGTGCGCTTCGACCTGGCGACGCTGTTCCTCTTGAGGGACGGCAAGCTGGTGTCGGTGGCGGCGCGTGGGCCGCTCGCGAACGCGAAGGTGCGTCACCACGCGCTGGCGCTCTCGGAGTTCCCTTCCTTGAAGCAGGCGCTGGAGACGCGGCGCGCACGGGCCTTCACGGAGGAGGACCACTCGCACGGCGACGGAGACCCGTTCGATGGCGTGCTGGACCTGCCGGCGGGGCACGCGTGCATGGTGGTGCCGCTGTGCGCGGGCGAGCGCACGTACGGCGTGCTGACGTTGGACCGGGCGGAGTGCGAGACGTATCCGCAGCCCGTCGTGGACCTGGTGGAGGTGTACGGGCAGATGCTCGCGACGGCCCTCCAGGCGGCCGAGCAGCGCGCCGCCTTCGAGCAGCTCCACCGCCAGGACCACGAGCACGCGAAGCTGCTGGAGGCGCAGCTCGGCGGAGACTCGGAGGGCATCCTCGAGACGTCGCTGAGTCCGGTGATGAGGGATCTGGCGCGGCGCGCGCGGCAGGTGGCGGAGACGGACACGCCGGTGTTGATCACGGGCGAGACGGGCACGGGCAAGGAGCGCCTGGCGCGGGCCATCCACCGCTGGAGCTCGAGGGCGGACCAGCCCTTCGTCACGCTCAACTGCGCGGCGATTCCGGCGGGGCTCCTGGAGAGCGAGCTGTTCGGCCACGTGAAGGGCGCCTTCACCGGCGCGACGAAGGACCGCGCGGGCCGCTTCCAGATGGCCCACGGTGGCACGCTGCTGCTCGACGAGGTGGGCGAGCTGCCCGTCGAGCTTCAGGCCAAGCTCCTGCGCGCGCTGCAGGAGAAGGCGTTCGAGCCGGTGGGCAGCGACAAGACGGTGCGCTCGGACGTGCGCATCCTCGCGGCGACGCATGTCGACTTGCAGAAGGCCATCGCGGAGAAGCGCTTCCGCGAGGACCTCTACTACCGGCTGAGTGTCTTCCCGCTGCGGCTGCCGCCCTTGCGCGAGCGGCGCGAGGACCTGCCCCAGCTGTGTACGTTCCTCCTGGAGGAGCAGGCGAAGCGCACGGGCCGGCGCGGGATGCGCGTGTCACCCGCGGGGCTGGGCCGGCTGGCCGCGTACGAGTGGCCGGGCAACCTGCGCGAGCTGGCGAACGCGCTGGAGCGCGCCACCATCCTGACCCCGGGCACGGAGCTGGGAGCCACGGCCTTCGACGTGGGCACTTCGTCTGGAGGTGCCCCGGTCCCCGCGCAAGCCTCTTCCCCGGTAGAGGCCGCGGCGCCGGACGCGGCGATGAAGCCCGGCGCGGTGCTGACGCTGGCGGCGGTGCAGCGCGAGCACATCCTGCGGGTGCTCTCGCTCACGCGGGGCCGCGTCTACGGGCCGGGTGGGGCGGCGGCGCTGCTCGGCCTCAAGCCCTCCACGCTCCAGAGCCGGATGAAGAAGCTGGGCATCGCCCGGCTGGAGCAGTTCGTGGTGGACGAGGCGTCCTGA
- a CDS encoding pyridoxal phosphate-dependent aminotransferase, translated as MSDDVTTIPAFRSVPRTGVIFVTAEATRRGYRSSDPDWCNLGQGQPETGDLPGAPPRLDTVNIDVADMEYAPVAGLWDVREAIASLYNRLYRRGMPSQYSAENVCLSGGGRAALTRAAASLGSINLGHFLPDYTAYEELLDVFKAFTAIPILLEGERGYAFTHEDLRREVQGRGLSALLFSNPCNPTGKLVHGEEMARWVGVAREQECVLLIDEFYSHYIWTGRPGHLPVESAARYVEDVNRDPIVMFDGFTKNWRYPGWRMTWTVGPKQVIEAVSSAGSFLDGGGSRPLQRAAIPMLQEEPVVAETLAIHSAFREKRDRFHSRLERLGIRTDRAPDGTFYVWGNVSGLPAPLNDGMGFFRAALEHKIITVPGEFFDVNPGKRRARPSRFRSYVRLSFGPSMEVLEKALGRLEAMVLQHSRV; from the coding sequence GTGAGCGACGACGTCACGACGATTCCCGCCTTCCGCTCCGTGCCGCGCACGGGCGTCATCTTCGTCACCGCCGAGGCCACGCGCCGAGGCTACCGTTCCAGCGACCCCGACTGGTGCAACCTGGGCCAGGGGCAGCCGGAGACGGGAGACCTGCCGGGCGCCCCACCCCGGCTGGACACGGTGAACATCGACGTGGCGGACATGGAGTACGCCCCCGTCGCCGGCCTCTGGGATGTGCGCGAGGCCATCGCCAGCCTCTACAACCGCCTCTACCGCCGGGGCATGCCCAGCCAGTACAGCGCGGAGAACGTGTGTCTGTCGGGCGGAGGACGCGCGGCCCTCACGCGCGCGGCGGCGAGCCTGGGCAGCATCAACCTGGGCCACTTCCTGCCGGACTACACGGCCTACGAGGAGCTGCTGGACGTCTTCAAGGCGTTCACCGCCATCCCCATCCTCCTGGAGGGTGAGCGCGGCTACGCCTTCACCCACGAGGACCTGCGCCGCGAGGTGCAGGGCCGCGGCCTCTCCGCGCTGCTCTTCTCCAACCCGTGCAACCCCACCGGCAAGCTGGTGCACGGAGAGGAGATGGCGCGCTGGGTGGGCGTCGCGCGCGAGCAGGAGTGCGTGCTGCTCATCGACGAGTTCTACTCGCACTACATCTGGACGGGCCGCCCCGGGCACCTGCCCGTGGAGAGCGCCGCGCGCTACGTCGAGGACGTGAACCGCGACCCCATCGTCATGTTCGACGGCTTCACCAAGAACTGGCGCTACCCGGGTTGGCGCATGACGTGGACGGTGGGCCCCAAGCAGGTGATTGAGGCCGTCTCCAGCGCGGGCAGCTTCCTGGACGGCGGTGGCAGCCGGCCCTTGCAGCGCGCGGCCATTCCGATGCTCCAGGAGGAGCCGGTGGTGGCGGAGACCTTGGCCATCCACTCCGCGTTCCGCGAGAAGCGAGACCGCTTCCACTCGCGGCTGGAGCGGCTGGGCATCCGCACGGACCGGGCGCCGGACGGGACGTTCTACGTCTGGGGCAACGTGTCCGGCCTGCCCGCGCCGCTCAACGACGGCATGGGCTTCTTCCGCGCGGCGCTGGAGCACAAGATCATCACCGTGCCCGGCGAGTTCTTCGACGTGAATCCGGGCAAGCGCCGCGCCCGTCCCTCGCGCTTCCGCAGCTACGTGCGCCTGTCCTTCGGCCCGTCCATGGAGGTGCTGGAGAAGGCCCTCGGCCGGCTGGAGGCCATGGTGCTCCAGCACAGCCGCGTCTGA
- a CDS encoding ABC transporter permease subunit (The N-terminal region of this protein, as described by TIGR01726, is a three transmembrane segment that identifies a subfamily of ABC transporter permease subunits, which specificities that include histidine, arginine, glutamine, glutamate, L-cystine (sic), the opines (in Agrobacterium) octopine and nopaline, etc.), which yields MSRLRLLCRRTPLFGLALLFLAWGLWGLPGCGRSEAPASRGDWKGRTLRIGTDGTYPPFESVKDGELVGFDIELGRLIAEELGAKVEWTNTSFDGVFPALMAGKFDLVMSAVTITPERQQRLGFSSPYYTAGQLVVTREDDLSVTGIESLRGKVAGIQINTTAALVLQKFPDVEVRQYPSIDLALQDLRNGNLAGVVGDGPTLRYFLTHGFKGLRPAGGLLTEEQYGIAMRPDDPELRDAVNAALQRLRDNGKFAALEERYFGESARKAEAAAEVPWGKVARRLAVGLGLTLGLTLLALVSGLPLGLAVALGRRVRFKPLSWLCAAYVEGLRGTPLLVQIIFIYYALPQLLGVDLAPMVAAVLALTLNSAAYVAEIFRAGIASVDPGQEEAARALGMSHAQVMRFVILPQALRNVLPPLTNEGIALLKDSSLVSIIGLAELTRAGQELASQLAAPLAIWPLVALFYLMATLPLTRLAAALEKRLHRQS from the coding sequence ATGTCTCGCCTCCGTCTCCTGTGTCGCCGGACCCCCCTGTTCGGGCTGGCCCTGCTGTTTCTTGCCTGGGGGCTGTGGGGGCTGCCGGGGTGTGGCCGGAGCGAGGCGCCCGCCTCCCGGGGGGATTGGAAGGGCCGGACCCTGCGAATCGGGACGGACGGCACCTACCCCCCCTTCGAGTCCGTGAAGGACGGGGAGCTGGTGGGCTTCGACATCGAGCTGGGCCGGCTCATCGCGGAGGAGCTGGGCGCGAAGGTGGAGTGGACGAACACGTCCTTCGACGGCGTGTTCCCGGCGCTGATGGCGGGGAAGTTCGACCTGGTGATGTCGGCGGTGACGATTACGCCCGAGCGCCAGCAGCGGCTGGGCTTCTCCTCGCCGTACTACACCGCCGGGCAGCTGGTGGTGACGCGCGAGGATGACCTGTCCGTCACGGGCATCGAGAGCCTCCGGGGGAAGGTGGCGGGCATCCAGATCAACACCACCGCCGCGCTGGTGCTCCAGAAGTTCCCGGACGTGGAGGTGCGGCAGTACCCGAGCATCGACCTGGCACTCCAGGACCTGCGCAACGGGAACCTGGCGGGTGTCGTGGGAGACGGGCCGACGCTGCGCTACTTCCTGACCCACGGCTTCAAGGGGCTGCGCCCCGCGGGCGGGCTGCTCACGGAGGAGCAGTACGGCATCGCGATGCGGCCGGACGACCCGGAGCTGCGCGACGCGGTGAACGCGGCGCTCCAGCGGCTGCGCGACAACGGGAAGTTCGCGGCGCTGGAGGAGCGCTACTTCGGCGAGTCCGCGCGCAAGGCGGAGGCCGCGGCGGAGGTGCCCTGGGGCAAGGTGGCCCGGCGGCTGGCGGTGGGGCTGGGGCTCACCCTGGGCCTGACGCTGCTGGCGCTGGTGTCGGGGCTGCCCTTGGGGCTGGCCGTGGCGCTGGGGCGGCGGGTGCGCTTCAAGCCGCTGTCCTGGCTGTGCGCGGCGTACGTGGAGGGGCTCCGCGGAACGCCGTTGCTGGTGCAAATCATCTTCATCTACTACGCGCTGCCGCAGCTGTTGGGCGTGGACCTGGCGCCGATGGTGGCGGCGGTGCTGGCGCTGACGCTCAACAGCGCCGCGTACGTGGCGGAGATCTTCCGGGCGGGCATCGCCTCGGTGGACCCGGGGCAGGAAGAGGCGGCGCGGGCGCTGGGCATGAGCCACGCGCAGGTGATGCGCTTCGTCATCCTCCCGCAGGCGCTGCGCAACGTGCTGCCGCCCCTGACGAACGAGGGCATCGCGCTGCTGAAGGACTCCTCGCTGGTGTCCATCATCGGCCTGGCGGAGCTGACGCGGGCGGGGCAGGAGCTGGCGAGCCAGTTGGCGGCGCCGCTGGCCATCTGGCCGCTCGTGGCGTTGTTCTATCTCATGGCCACACTGCCGCTGACGCGGCTGGCCGCGGCGCTGGAGAAGCGCCTCCACCGTCAATCGTGA
- the dps gene encoding DNA starvation/stationary phase protection protein Dps, giving the protein MYKSPSPLPEKTRATIADSLNARLADGLDLHSQIKVAHWNIKGPQFASLHPLFETFAVSLANHNDSIAERAVTLGAKAYGTTRHVGKASRLPEYPQETTRDLEHVKLLAERIEVYLDGLRESRKLFVEVDDADSEDLATGIIVEFEKHAWFLRASLEG; this is encoded by the coding sequence ATGTACAAGAGCCCCAGCCCCCTCCCCGAGAAGACCCGCGCCACCATCGCCGACTCGCTCAACGCGCGGCTCGCGGACGGCCTCGACCTGCACTCGCAAATCAAGGTGGCCCACTGGAACATCAAGGGCCCGCAGTTCGCGTCGCTGCACCCCCTGTTCGAGACCTTCGCGGTGAGCCTGGCCAACCACAACGACTCCATCGCCGAGCGCGCGGTGACGTTGGGCGCCAAGGCGTATGGCACCACCCGTCACGTGGGCAAGGCGAGCCGCCTGCCGGAGTATCCGCAGGAGACGACGCGTGACCTGGAGCACGTGAAGCTCCTGGCCGAGCGCATCGAGGTGTACCTGGACGGCCTGCGCGAGAGCCGCAAGCTCTTCGTCGAGGTGGATGACGCGGACTCCGAGGACCTGGCCACCGGCATCATCGTGGAGTTCGAGAAGCACGCGTGGTTCCTGCGCGCGTCACTGGAAGGCTGA
- a CDS encoding peroxiredoxin translates to MLTVGDKLPNFKVKSTVSLEKGKEFQDITNESYKGKWIVLFAWPKDFTFICPTEIAEFGKKNKEFNDRDAQVLGLSTDSEFVHHAWRTHHPDLKNLPFPMLADVKHELCSALGILHKQEGVALRATFIIDPDGIIRHVSVNDLSVGRNVSETVRTLDALQTDELCPCNWSKGEETLTQKLAKAG, encoded by the coding sequence ATGTTGACCGTTGGCGACAAGCTTCCGAACTTCAAGGTCAAGTCCACCGTGAGCCTGGAGAAGGGCAAGGAGTTCCAGGACATCACGAACGAGTCCTACAAGGGCAAGTGGATCGTCCTGTTTGCCTGGCCGAAGGACTTCACGTTCATCTGCCCGACGGAGATCGCGGAATTCGGCAAGAAGAACAAGGAGTTCAACGACCGTGACGCGCAGGTGCTGGGCCTGAGCACCGACAGCGAGTTCGTGCACCACGCGTGGCGCACGCACCACCCGGACCTGAAGAACCTGCCCTTCCCCATGCTGGCGGACGTGAAGCACGAGCTGTGCAGCGCGCTGGGCATCCTCCACAAGCAGGAGGGCGTGGCGCTGCGCGCGACCTTCATCATCGACCCGGACGGCATCATCCGCCACGTGTCCGTGAACGACCTCTCCGTCGGCCGCAACGTCTCCGAGACCGTCCGCACGCTGGACGCGCTCCAGACGGACGAGCTGTGCCCCTGCAACTGGAGCAAGGGCGAGGAGACCCTGACCCAGAAGCTGGCGAAGGCGGGGTAA
- a CDS encoding carboxymuconolactone decarboxylase family protein: protein MASLEVVRSELADAHKDTRLNLQAVLEGGSLTPEQRWCVAVASAYAVRNERLKEAMLNEARKALANPEPVIEDARAAASLMAMNNVYYRFRHMIGKESYSTKRAGLRMNRLAQVLTTKVDFELVCLAVSAINGCEMCMQSHEKVVLEGGLSEDQVHDAVRIASVIHAAAVGLES from the coding sequence ATGGCCTCGCTCGAAGTCGTCCGCTCTGAGCTCGCGGACGCCCACAAGGACACCCGCCTCAACCTCCAGGCCGTTCTGGAGGGTGGAAGCCTCACGCCGGAGCAGCGCTGGTGTGTGGCCGTCGCTTCCGCGTACGCCGTTCGCAACGAGCGGCTGAAGGAAGCGATGCTCAACGAGGCGCGGAAGGCACTCGCGAACCCCGAGCCCGTCATCGAGGATGCGCGCGCCGCCGCCTCGCTGATGGCGATGAACAACGTCTACTACCGCTTCCGGCACATGATCGGGAAAGAGTCGTACTCGACCAAGCGCGCCGGACTGCGGATGAACAGGCTCGCGCAGGTGCTGACCACCAAGGTGGACTTCGAGCTGGTCTGCCTCGCGGTGAGCGCCATCAACGGCTGCGAGATGTGCATGCAGTCCCACGAGAAGGTCGTCCTCGAGGGCGGCCTCTCCGAGGACCAGGTGCACGACGCCGTCCGCATCGCGTCGGTCATCCACGCCGCCGCGGTGGGCCTGGAGTCGTAA
- a CDS encoding GNAT family N-acetyltransferase, with protein MRLRTERLILRDFQREDTATVLAYQSKPAYLEHYERPPPTEEEARAFVDMLCRWAEEQPRSKYQLAITLDGGRVIGTCGVRKAAAEDTVAEYGCELDPEYWRRGYALEASRHLLTWSIATLGLREVFALTRPENQSAIRLAEALGFRRVEDGRYELTCP; from the coding sequence ATGCGGCTGCGCACCGAACGGCTCATCCTCCGCGACTTCCAACGCGAGGACACCGCCACCGTCCTCGCCTACCAGTCGAAGCCCGCCTATCTCGAGCACTACGAGCGGCCACCCCCGACGGAAGAAGAGGCCCGCGCCTTCGTGGACATGCTGTGCCGCTGGGCCGAGGAGCAACCTCGCTCGAAGTACCAGCTCGCCATCACCCTGGACGGCGGCCGGGTGATTGGCACCTGCGGCGTGCGCAAGGCGGCCGCGGAGGACACCGTGGCGGAGTATGGCTGCGAGCTCGACCCGGAATACTGGCGACGCGGCTACGCGCTCGAGGCCTCGCGACACCTGCTCACGTGGAGCATCGCCACGCTGGGCCTGCGCGAGGTCTTCGCCCTCACCCGCCCCGAGAACCAGAGCGCCATCCGCCTCGCGGAGGCCCTGGGCTTCCGCCGCGTCGAGGACGGGCGCTACGAGCTCACCTGTCCCTGA
- a CDS encoding amino acid ABC transporter ATP-binding protein yields the protein MALVEVRNLHKRFGSLEVLKGVDLQVEPGEVVVFVGPSGCGKSTLLRCLCGLEVPSEGEVIVGGTPVRDEPKALQALHRRVGMVFQRFHLFPHLSALDNVTLAPRKVLGMSEDEARALGKRMLALVHLDSRAEAFPSQLSGGQQQRVAIARALAMKPELMLFDEPTSALDPELVGEVLEVMRELAREGMTMCVVTHEMGFAADVAHRVLFMDAGKVVEQGQPQQVLREPQHPRTREFLSRLLQR from the coding sequence ATGGCGCTCGTCGAGGTTCGCAATCTGCACAAGCGCTTCGGGTCGCTGGAGGTCCTCAAGGGCGTGGACCTCCAGGTGGAGCCCGGAGAGGTGGTCGTCTTCGTGGGCCCGTCGGGCTGTGGCAAGTCCACGCTCCTGCGGTGTCTGTGTGGACTGGAGGTGCCCTCCGAGGGCGAGGTCATCGTCGGAGGCACGCCCGTGCGCGACGAGCCCAAGGCGCTCCAGGCGCTGCACCGCCGCGTGGGCATGGTGTTCCAGCGCTTCCACCTGTTCCCCCACTTGAGCGCGCTGGACAACGTGACGCTGGCGCCGCGCAAGGTGCTGGGCATGTCGGAGGACGAGGCGCGCGCGCTGGGCAAGCGCATGCTGGCCCTGGTGCACCTGGACTCGCGCGCGGAGGCGTTCCCCTCGCAGCTCTCCGGCGGGCAGCAGCAGCGCGTGGCGATTGCCCGGGCGCTGGCGATGAAGCCGGAGCTGATGCTCTTCGACGAGCCCACCAGCGCGCTGGACCCGGAGCTCGTGGGCGAGGTGCTGGAGGTCATGCGCGAGCTGGCGCGCGAGGGCATGACCATGTGCGTGGTGACGCACGAGATGGGCTTCGCGGCGGACGTGGCTCACCGCGTCTTGTTCATGGACGCGGGCAAGGTGGTGGAGCAGGGCCAGCCGCAGCAGGTGTTGCGCGAGCCCCAGCACCCGCGCACCCGCGAGTTCCTGTCGCGCCTGCTCCAACGCTGA
- a CDS encoding ATP-binding protein, protein MRTFQERPPLEALTFDDTRVLLEVVRELAHLRELEDIIARVRRAARQLSGADGVTFVLREGDLVHYADEDAIAPLWKGRRFPVDACISGWTILNDEPAIIEDVFADERVSCEAYRTTFVKCLVMVPVRRANPVGAIGAYWAERRELGTREVSLLQALADSAAVAVENGRLYEAERKARRAAESQMRLRGELLAMVSHDLRNPLGVISMTSSLLAPFVAPQHGRARQHLDTLNRSALRMERLIHDLLDFAAIEGGGFRVRRVSLSLSRLLEQASELEPLALERGIGLEVRLPERDVEVWCDPDRIHQVFSNLVGNAVRFTPPGGRITVRAEVRSGQVELSVEDTGSGIAPEVLPVVFDRFRRPMTPTPGSGVGLGLSITRGIVEAHGGEVSVRSLLGHGTTFTFSLPREEEAVQGQVSS, encoded by the coding sequence TTGCGAACGTTTCAGGAGCGTCCGCCGCTCGAGGCACTGACGTTCGATGACACCCGCGTGCTGCTCGAGGTCGTGCGAGAGCTGGCGCACTTGCGGGAGCTCGAGGACATCATCGCGAGGGTGCGCCGCGCGGCGCGGCAGCTCAGCGGCGCGGATGGCGTCACCTTCGTCCTGAGAGAAGGGGACCTGGTCCACTACGCGGACGAGGACGCCATCGCGCCCCTGTGGAAGGGACGGCGGTTCCCCGTGGATGCGTGCATCTCCGGCTGGACCATCCTGAATGACGAGCCGGCCATCATCGAGGACGTCTTCGCGGATGAGCGCGTGTCGTGCGAGGCCTACCGCACCACCTTCGTGAAGTGTCTGGTCATGGTGCCGGTGCGGCGCGCGAATCCGGTGGGGGCCATTGGCGCGTATTGGGCGGAGCGGCGCGAGCTGGGGACGCGGGAGGTGTCGCTCCTCCAGGCGCTCGCGGACTCCGCCGCGGTGGCGGTGGAGAATGGCCGGCTGTACGAGGCGGAGCGCAAGGCCCGCCGCGCCGCGGAGTCGCAGATGCGGCTGCGAGGCGAGCTGCTCGCGATGGTGTCGCATGACTTGCGCAATCCGTTGGGCGTCATCTCGATGACGTCCTCGCTCCTGGCGCCCTTCGTGGCGCCGCAGCATGGACGGGCGCGCCAGCACCTGGACACGCTCAACCGCTCCGCGCTGCGCATGGAGCGGCTCATCCACGACCTGCTCGACTTCGCGGCCATCGAAGGCGGCGGCTTCCGCGTGCGGCGTGTCTCGCTGTCGCTCTCACGGCTGCTGGAGCAGGCGTCGGAGCTGGAGCCGCTGGCCCTGGAGCGAGGCATCGGCCTGGAGGTGCGGCTGCCCGAGCGGGATGTCGAGGTGTGGTGCGACCCGGACCGGATTCATCAGGTGTTCTCCAACCTGGTGGGCAACGCCGTCCGCTTCACGCCGCCGGGGGGACGCATCACCGTCAGGGCGGAGGTGCGCTCGGGCCAGGTCGAGCTGAGCGTGGAGGACACGGGCTCCGGCATCGCGCCGGAGGTGCTGCCCGTGGTGTTCGACCGCTTCCGCCGTCCCATGACGCCCACTCCCGGGAGCGGCGTGGGGCTGGGGCTCTCCATCACCCGAGGCATCGTGGAGGCCCACGGCGGCGAGGTGAGCGTGCGCAGCCTCCTGGGCCACGGGACGACGTTCACCTTCTCGCTGCCCCGGGAGGAAGAGGCGGTTCAGGGACAGGTGAGCTCGTAG